A stretch of [Clostridium] innocuum DNA encodes these proteins:
- a CDS encoding response regulator transcription factor, with amino-acid sequence MRIAIVEDEQDLALELHALLQKLGSHSIALFPGGEQFLFAWEEQPYDLVFLDIQMEGMNGLKIARKVREKDAHAYLVFLTNDPSFVFEGYEVNAVRYWLKPVQEEKLCQLLDQLEAPKAYLLWSIDGELRKLYEEDIYYLESDAHYVRCHHRKGIFRMKGSFQKECAGLSGDFLSCHRSYCVNLNHIHALRKDGCMLDNQECIPVSRGMKQRVQEEIMKRCKRDLLCRF; translated from the coding sequence ATGAGGATAGCTATTGTAGAGGATGAGCAGGATTTAGCCTTGGAGCTGCATGCACTCCTGCAGAAGCTGGGCAGCCACAGCATTGCGCTGTTTCCCGGAGGAGAGCAGTTTCTATTCGCATGGGAGGAGCAGCCCTATGATCTGGTGTTTCTGGATATACAAATGGAGGGTATGAACGGTTTAAAGATAGCTCGCAAAGTACGGGAAAAGGACGCACACGCCTATCTTGTGTTTTTGACAAATGACCCCTCCTTCGTATTTGAAGGCTATGAGGTAAATGCCGTCCGCTACTGGCTGAAGCCGGTACAGGAGGAAAAGCTCTGTCAGCTGTTGGATCAGCTGGAAGCACCGAAAGCGTATCTGTTATGGTCCATAGATGGAGAACTGCGCAAGCTGTATGAGGAGGATATTTATTATTTGGAAAGTGATGCACATTATGTGCGCTGTCATCACCGCAAGGGGATCTTCCGCATGAAGGGCAGCTTTCAAAAGGAATGTGCCGGACTTTCCGGCGACTTTCTGAGCTGTCATCGCAGCTACTGTGTGAATCTGAATCACATCCATGCACTGCGCAAAGATGGCTGTATGCTGGATAATCAGGAATGCATCCCGGTAAGCAGAGGAATGAAACAGCGGGTGCAGGAGGAAATTATGAAGCGCTGCAAGCGGGATTTGTTATGCAGATTCTGA
- a CDS encoding ABC transporter ATP-binding protein, with the protein MKKTIPGNMLYLLKILWKIDRHTFWSMQLHILLGAIVPFISVLIPSVIINLLLKERSLSDFVLVLGGLLLLYGILQGLVSYLNEYNAFAFIKSRGLYFVRNVYMGRAHLDYAQLENEEYKKILEDAVEAIESNNSGQEGMFHDFIIFATSLLGLVLYALASSGLSIWFVLGLLLLVVLQYALFSIARHYEYSHRSELDGYLIETRYLNQIAYDTAAGKDIRLYQLQEWINDKFEHVNRLIARIRTRDYSAYMLVDTLGVLLDFVRDIACYAFLINRLIAGMAIDEFVFYLGIISGFSLWFKKVEESYARMSVNNVLINRMRTALHMKNRMHHGSGVKLDQKEITITFDHVSFSYPNQDRSILEDVSFTLQDGKKLALVGANGAGKSTIVKLILGFYTPSAGNIYISGTDICELDLDDLYTHITGIFQDAVMLSYSIAENVSMQDISDTDLQRVKDCLKRCGLWEFISALPQQELTHIGKDIEEDGIQLSGGQKQKLFMARALYRDFGCLLLDEPTAALDALAEKELYESYHELTQGTSSLFISHRLSSTRFCDEILVLDQGHIAERGSHDELLEKQGIYAAMFQAQSQYYEKEGDGCECMAGN; encoded by the coding sequence ATGAAAAAAACGATACCGGGAAATATGCTGTATCTGCTTAAAATTTTATGGAAAATCGACCGTCACACCTTTTGGAGCATGCAGCTTCACATACTGCTTGGCGCGATCGTCCCCTTTATTTCTGTACTGATTCCCAGTGTGATTATAAATCTGCTGCTGAAGGAACGCTCGCTATCAGATTTTGTACTTGTGCTGGGAGGGCTGTTGCTGCTGTATGGAATCCTGCAGGGACTGGTAAGCTATTTAAACGAATACAATGCATTTGCGTTTATTAAAAGCCGGGGGTTGTATTTTGTCCGTAACGTATATATGGGAAGAGCACATCTGGACTATGCTCAGCTGGAAAATGAGGAATACAAGAAAATACTGGAGGATGCGGTAGAGGCGATCGAATCCAATAACAGCGGACAGGAGGGAATGTTCCATGACTTCATCATCTTTGCCACATCACTTCTGGGACTGGTGCTGTATGCACTGGCTAGCTCTGGACTCAGTATATGGTTTGTACTTGGTCTGCTTCTGCTAGTGGTTTTGCAATATGCATTGTTTTCCATTGCCAGACATTATGAATATTCACACCGCTCAGAACTGGATGGCTATCTTATCGAAACACGCTACCTGAATCAGATTGCATATGACACAGCGGCAGGCAAGGATATTCGCCTGTATCAGCTGCAGGAGTGGATCAATGATAAATTTGAACATGTAAACCGCCTGATCGCCCGTATTCGCACCAGGGATTACAGTGCCTATATGCTGGTGGATACGCTGGGAGTGCTGCTGGATTTTGTGCGGGATATCGCCTGCTATGCATTTTTGATCAACCGGCTGATTGCAGGAATGGCGATTGATGAGTTTGTATTCTATCTCGGTATTATTTCCGGCTTTTCCCTCTGGTTTAAAAAGGTGGAGGAAAGCTATGCGAGAATGTCGGTGAACAATGTACTCATCAATCGGATGCGTACGGCATTGCATATGAAAAACAGGATGCATCACGGCAGCGGTGTCAAATTGGATCAGAAAGAGATTACGATTACCTTTGATCACGTGTCCTTCTCCTATCCGAATCAGGATAGAAGCATACTGGAGGATGTTTCCTTTACCCTGCAGGATGGAAAAAAGCTTGCACTGGTCGGCGCAAACGGAGCCGGGAAAAGTACGATCGTAAAGCTGATTCTAGGCTTTTATACACCAAGTGCGGGGAATATTTATATCAGCGGCACGGATATATGTGAGCTGGATCTGGATGATTTGTATACGCATATCACAGGTATTTTTCAGGATGCAGTGATGCTCAGCTATTCCATTGCGGAAAATGTAAGCATGCAGGATATTTCTGACACCGATCTACAGCGGGTGAAGGACTGTCTCAAGCGCTGCGGACTCTGGGAGTTTATATCCGCACTTCCGCAGCAGGAGCTGACGCATATCGGCAAGGATATCGAAGAGGATGGAATTCAGCTGTCCGGAGGTCAGAAGCAAAAGCTGTTTATGGCCAGAGCGCTGTATCGCGACTTCGGGTGTCTGTTGCTGGATGAGCCGACAGCTGCACTGGATGCACTTGCGGAAAAAGAACTGTATGAAAGCTATCATGAGCTGACACAGGGAACCTCCAGTCTGTTTATATCTCATCGGCTGAGCTCCACAAGATTCTGTGATGAAATTCTCGTGCTGGATCAGGGGCATATCGCAGAGCGGGGAAGCCATGATGAGCTGCTGGAAAAGCAGGGGATTTATGCGGCGATGTTTCAGGCACAGTCGCAATATTATGAGAAAGAGGGTGACGGATGTGAATGCATGGCAGGAAATTAA
- a CDS encoding TetR/AcrR family transcriptional regulator, translating into MKKQPQITEQTKDKLRSAFWTLYSSKPIDKITIKEITDLAGYNRGTFYLYYKDVYDILASIEAELLQASEQILETARESELSGLKNHMSMIMELARKYSAYVSVLLRDPSSNQFSRKLREMIWPILRPYVIQHPCTEQEESILEEFYLCGLLAAISSWVKEEEPLPIDQFISFVLSTILPFSWKA; encoded by the coding sequence ATGAAAAAACAGCCGCAGATTACAGAACAGACAAAGGACAAGCTGCGCTCAGCCTTCTGGACGCTTTATTCCAGTAAGCCGATCGATAAAATCACCATAAAGGAAATCACAGATCTGGCAGGCTATAACCGGGGAACCTTCTATTTATACTATAAGGATGTCTATGATATCCTTGCATCTATAGAGGCTGAGCTGCTGCAGGCATCTGAACAGATTCTTGAAACAGCAAGAGAAAGCGAGCTGTCCGGGTTAAAAAATCATATGAGCATGATTATGGAGCTGGCCAGGAAATATTCCGCCTATGTAAGTGTATTGCTGCGGGACCCTTCCAGCAATCAGTTCAGCAGGAAGCTGCGGGAAATGATATGGCCAATACTGCGTCCGTATGTAATTCAGCATCCCTGTACCGAGCAGGAGGAAAGCATTCTGGAGGAATTTTACCTCTGCGGTCTGCTTGCCGCAATTTCAAGCTGGGTCAAAGAGGAGGAGCCGCTTCCCATTGATCAGTTTATCAGCTTTGTGTTATCAACTATACTGCCATTCAGCTGGAAAGCCTGA
- a CDS encoding ABC transporter ATP-binding protein → MSAYITFDNIAKHYHSAEVVTRALDGASFSVEQGELAVILGPSGAGKTTALNILGGMDTATSGKLLVDGRDITACNHRQLVEYRRYDIGFVFQFYNLIPNLTALENIELANQMKKDSMDAGEILKLVGLSHRSSNFPGQLSGGEQQRVAIARAIAKKPKLLLCDEPTGALDDQSGRMVLGLLQKLSRQAGMTVLIITHNAAIAQMADRIIRFKNGAVSEMVRNTPLPVSEIAW, encoded by the coding sequence ATGAGTGCATATATCACATTTGACAACATCGCAAAGCATTATCACAGTGCAGAAGTCGTAACCAGAGCCCTGGACGGTGCCAGCTTTTCCGTAGAGCAGGGCGAGCTTGCGGTCATCCTGGGACCATCGGGTGCCGGCAAGACGACGGCATTGAATATTCTGGGCGGTATGGATACCGCTACCAGTGGAAAACTGCTTGTGGATGGCAGAGATATCACCGCCTGCAATCACAGACAGCTGGTGGAATACCGGCGCTATGATATCGGCTTTGTGTTTCAGTTTTATAATCTCATACCGAATCTGACCGCCCTTGAGAATATCGAGCTGGCAAATCAGATGAAGAAGGACAGCATGGATGCAGGAGAAATTCTGAAGCTCGTCGGATTGTCACATCGAAGCAGTAATTTCCCCGGGCAGCTTTCCGGAGGAGAACAGCAGCGGGTCGCCATTGCCAGAGCCATTGCCAAAAAACCGAAGCTGCTGCTTTGCGATGAGCCGACCGGCGCGCTGGATGATCAAAGCGGGCGTATGGTTTTGGGGCTGTTACAGAAGCTGAGCCGCCAGGCAGGGATGACCGTTCTCATCATCACACACAATGCGGCTATTGCACAGATGGCGGATCGCATCATACGCTTTAAAAACGGGGCAGTCAGTGAAATGGTACGCAATACACCGCTGCCGGTTTCCGAAATTGCGTGGTGA
- a CDS encoding GHKL domain-containing protein, whose translation MQILILLPLLVHLWLLRKQRNRLLWEAAASLIVFSALLYTGDRRLYAAFLLLIFILDTGGEYILHIIVPVFILLTWPLSYAPFVWTLLELVLVLYDKLMIRSYEQQLQEYQNKVFDRQVQEVEHMYTTMRAWRHDYHNHLQNLKAKLRKAELEESLSYLNELEQELDDIRQLVETGNANMDAILNSKLSLALAQGIDINVKASVPESIPFQDTDMCALLGNLADNAVEACAKVKEQPFLRLYIGLYKGQLYISCTNATSEAVRKLDADYVTKKRGNHGHGLKRMNLIVEKYDGFIQRKNEPGVFLTEIMLPLQESDRTRK comes from the coding sequence ATGCAGATTCTGATACTGCTGCCGCTGCTGGTTCACCTGTGGCTGCTTCGGAAGCAGAGAAACAGACTGCTGTGGGAGGCTGCCGCTTCCCTGATTGTCTTTTCTGCACTCCTGTATACAGGGGATCGCCGGCTGTATGCCGCATTTCTTCTGCTTATTTTTATCCTGGATACAGGCGGGGAGTATATCCTGCATATCATCGTACCCGTTTTTATCCTGCTGACCTGGCCGCTTTCGTATGCCCCCTTTGTCTGGACACTGCTGGAGCTTGTGCTCGTACTCTATGATAAGCTGATGATCCGCAGCTATGAACAACAGCTGCAGGAATATCAGAATAAGGTATTTGACCGGCAGGTGCAGGAGGTGGAGCATATGTATACCACCATGCGTGCATGGCGGCATGACTATCATAATCACCTGCAGAATCTCAAGGCGAAGCTGCGGAAGGCGGAGCTGGAGGAATCGCTGAGCTATCTGAATGAGCTGGAACAGGAGCTGGATGATATCCGGCAGCTGGTGGAAACCGGGAATGCCAATATGGATGCAATCCTCAACTCCAAGCTTTCTCTGGCACTGGCGCAGGGAATTGATATCAACGTGAAGGCAAGCGTTCCCGAAAGCATACCGTTTCAGGATACGGATATGTGTGCTCTGCTGGGAAATCTGGCGGATAACGCGGTGGAGGCCTGTGCAAAGGTAAAGGAGCAGCCGTTTTTACGGCTGTATATCGGTCTGTACAAGGGACAGCTGTATATCTCCTGTACCAACGCCACCAGTGAAGCTGTCCGTAAGCTGGATGCGGACTATGTGACAAAAAAACGCGGCAATCACGGACACGGGTTAAAGCGTATGAACCTGATTGTTGAAAAATATGACGGCTTTATACAGCGGAAAAACGAGCCCGGAGTATTTCTTACGGAGATCATGCTGCCGCTGCAGGAATCCGACAGAACCCGAAAGTGA